In Brevibacillus brevis NBRC 100599, a single genomic region encodes these proteins:
- a CDS encoding class I SAM-dependent methyltransferase: protein MANIWNERFHSEEYFYGEEPNVFIEQQAYRLEQGQKVIAFAEGEGRNAVFLAKRNLQVTAIDYAESGLQKTKKLAQKHSVDVITQKMDLLEEGVPSEEYDAAIMVYGHFHKNAQTMILNKMKKAIKPRGIMMLEVFSEEQLKYGTGGPQDLDMLYDPREILAWCKGHEVVHFFYGEQERVAGKAHTGLAHVIQLVLRK from the coding sequence ATGGCGAATATTTGGAATGAGCGCTTTCATTCGGAAGAATATTTTTATGGGGAAGAACCTAACGTTTTTATTGAACAACAGGCTTATCGGTTAGAACAAGGACAAAAAGTGATTGCGTTCGCAGAGGGTGAAGGCCGGAATGCCGTTTTTTTAGCAAAAAGAAATCTTCAAGTGACAGCCATTGACTATGCGGAGAGCGGATTGCAAAAAACGAAAAAACTGGCGCAGAAGCATTCCGTTGACGTAATTACCCAAAAAATGGACCTTTTGGAAGAGGGGGTGCCGAGCGAAGAATATGATGCCGCGATTATGGTATATGGACATTTTCATAAAAATGCGCAGACCATGATTCTGAATAAAATGAAAAAGGCAATAAAGCCGAGAGGGATTATGATGCTTGAGGTATTCTCGGAGGAACAATTGAAGTATGGTACAGGCGGCCCCCAGGATCTTGACATGCTTTATGATCCAAGGGAAATTCTTGCTTGGTGCAAAGGTCATGAGGTGGTCCATTTCTTCTACGGCGAACAAGAACGTGTGGCAGGAAAGGCGCACACCGGATTAGCCCATGTCATTCAACTTGTACTAAGAAAATGA
- a CDS encoding GNAT family N-acetyltransferase, which produces MTNPVRSAPVFSQTITDFWREQFLNGEILYSDQSFTVAINHALDEDSRVMVLETSDGRVMAVLTPELAEKIGLFQQQSLTELIFRQKLNEAGVTLHGADYLFYFSKADKNVLLQDNLEGDLRRLTERDELVFSEFTSSASEQDLDDAYVELDHWAVFGSFEQNRLVSVASMYPWEEDAQIADLGVLTLTSFRGKGHARKVVRSISKYAYSQGYEPQYRCQLDNHTSTALAKAAGFTLFGKWEVISPDSAN; this is translated from the coding sequence ATGACAAATCCAGTAAGAAGTGCGCCTGTATTTTCACAGACAATCACTGACTTTTGGCGGGAACAATTTTTGAACGGTGAGATCCTCTATAGCGATCAATCTTTTACTGTTGCCATAAACCATGCACTTGACGAGGATAGCCGGGTCATGGTGCTGGAAACTTCCGATGGACGAGTGATGGCGGTCTTAACACCTGAGCTCGCTGAAAAAATAGGTCTCTTCCAACAACAATCCTTGACTGAGTTGATCTTTCGCCAGAAATTGAATGAAGCAGGCGTTACGCTACATGGAGCAGACTATCTTTTTTATTTTTCAAAAGCCGATAAGAACGTATTGTTGCAAGATAACCTCGAAGGTGACCTGCGCCGGTTAACCGAGCGAGACGAGTTGGTTTTCTCCGAGTTTACATCCTCCGCATCGGAACAAGACTTGGATGACGCTTATGTGGAATTGGATCACTGGGCAGTGTTTGGTTCTTTTGAGCAAAATCGCCTGGTCAGCGTTGCCAGTATGTATCCATGGGAAGAGGATGCGCAAATCGCAGATCTTGGCGTACTTACGCTGACGTCCTTTAGAGGAAAAGGTCACGCCCGTAAAGTGGTGCGCTCCATCTCCAAATACGCCTATAGTCAGGGATACGAGCCGCAGTACCGATGCCAACTCGATAACCATACGTCTACGGCTTTGGCGAAAGCAGCAGGATTCACACTGTTTGGAAAATGGGAAGTGATTTCTCCAGACTCTGCTAACTAA
- a CDS encoding alpha/beta hydrolase family protein, with protein MKKKIMISIMMIVLLFGGAGLYILEQNNFDMVEQVVEIQTSEGKLTGTFVLPKNYTNKLGLVLFIHGDGPIDATHDDGYKPLWERLASLGYASLSLNKRGINGSEGNWLHQSIDDRVEEARQAIAWAKEQPMINEKQIGVWGASQAGWVIPKLAKKEPLAFSLLLSPAIHWVSQGQYQTHKNMVIDGYSEAEIQDKEAYDQQVLTLLEKQASYEEYVKIARENSLMSKDRWTFVSKNFLSDATNDLPNFNSPVLLILGEEDIHVDAKETERVYRDIVKPELLTVAVFPDADHSMLSKQTANSNMQAVIISLFAPRQITIPGYMDAIERFLKKLPKHT; from the coding sequence ATGAAAAAGAAAATAATGATTTCCATCATGATGATCGTCCTGCTATTTGGCGGTGCGGGATTATACATTTTGGAACAAAACAACTTTGATATGGTTGAGCAAGTCGTTGAAATCCAGACATCTGAAGGCAAATTGACAGGTACGTTCGTACTGCCTAAAAACTACACGAACAAATTGGGCTTAGTCTTGTTTATACATGGTGATGGACCTATTGATGCCACTCATGATGATGGCTATAAGCCGCTATGGGAGCGGTTAGCTTCACTTGGTTACGCCTCCTTGTCCCTTAATAAGAGAGGAATAAACGGTTCCGAGGGCAATTGGTTACACCAGAGTATAGATGACCGCGTAGAAGAAGCGCGTCAGGCTATTGCTTGGGCAAAAGAGCAGCCGATGATTAATGAGAAACAGATTGGGGTTTGGGGAGCAAGCCAGGCGGGATGGGTTATTCCAAAGCTCGCCAAGAAGGAACCGCTCGCATTTAGCCTACTTCTATCACCCGCCATTCATTGGGTAAGTCAAGGGCAATATCAGACACACAAAAATATGGTGATAGACGGGTACTCAGAAGCGGAAATTCAAGACAAAGAGGCGTATGACCAGCAAGTACTCACGTTACTGGAAAAACAGGCATCCTATGAGGAGTATGTGAAAATTGCTCGCGAAAATAGTTTGATGTCAAAAGACAGATGGACTTTTGTGAGCAAAAATTTCTTGTCAGATGCCACGAATGACCTCCCGAATTTCAATTCGCCTGTGCTCCTGATTCTGGGGGAAGAAGATATACATGTCGATGCAAAGGAAACGGAGAGGGTATATCGTGATATCGTAAAACCTGAGCTGCTAACCGTAGCGGTCTTTCCTGATGCTGATCACTCTATGTTAAGCAAGCAAACGGCAAATTCAAATATGCAGGCAGTCATCATTAGTCTTTTCGCTCCGCGACAAATTACGATACCGGGTTATATGGATGCAATCGAGCGATTTCTAAAGAAACTTCCTAAGCATACATAA
- a CDS encoding GNAT family N-acetyltransferase, which yields MTVPPITIEPMHSMYNQQIGQLLVHGFRGKFQTLTKLNDGELVLFFEKLFDHVPADPASQRMVALQEGEVIGTISIKWKTESDRMQIFPAWKNLDGFGKWNLLKMFIGLSLLDHKPQAGECYISDVVVHPDHQGKGIGNLLLQWAQDFVQAQPSLDKLSLYVAGKNPRAEQLYQRLAFHTQRRVSSFLSHLLFKEKKWSYMVKRLK from the coding sequence ATGACAGTACCACCAATTACGATAGAACCTATGCATTCTATGTACAATCAACAGATTGGTCAGCTTCTTGTTCACGGGTTTCGCGGGAAATTCCAAACCCTTACGAAGCTCAATGATGGCGAGCTCGTCCTCTTTTTCGAAAAGTTATTTGATCATGTTCCTGCAGACCCTGCGAGTCAACGAATGGTCGCGCTACAAGAGGGAGAAGTTATCGGGACGATATCCATCAAGTGGAAAACCGAATCTGATCGCATGCAAATTTTTCCTGCATGGAAGAACCTCGATGGTTTTGGCAAATGGAATCTCCTGAAAATGTTTATCGGGTTATCTCTCTTAGACCATAAACCACAGGCAGGTGAATGTTACATTTCAGATGTTGTTGTCCATCCGGATCATCAAGGCAAAGGAATTGGCAACCTGCTATTGCAGTGGGCGCAGGATTTCGTACAAGCGCAGCCAAGCCTAGACAAGTTAAGCTTGTACGTCGCGGGAAAAAACCCCCGGGCTGAGCAACTTTACCAGCGATTGGCGTTCCATACGCAACGAAGAGTAAGTAGCTTTTTATCACATCTTTTATTCAAAGAGAAAAAATGGAGCTACATGGTGAAGAGATTGAAATGA
- a CDS encoding MerR family transcriptional regulator: MKSEITISELAKLMNVSVHQIRYFEEKGVLLPAYFDNNQYRMYSMDQVYQLAHILLLRKLGVPVQSIKECMTSYSADQYGQLLNHSLREINKELLRLQELQQFITKVLHEQMNFQSHTNPYQIKWRETTYLARWLEMSSQMTLNAKLLAEQAESVPNLFESDIHFIEHGSSTITLYTETEAPGDFSLPSGNYLSTQRLVHEEDDLDQVIEQFYSYAAAQSHVIQGPLILIERSYLSLFSQGQLHYELQALIEPTTHSEKGD; this comes from the coding sequence ATGAAAAGTGAAATTACCATTAGCGAACTAGCGAAGCTTATGAATGTGTCTGTTCATCAGATTCGTTATTTTGAAGAGAAAGGGGTTCTTCTACCTGCTTACTTCGATAACAATCAGTACAGGATGTACAGCATGGATCAAGTTTACCAGCTCGCCCATATTCTGTTGCTGCGCAAATTGGGAGTGCCTGTCCAGTCGATTAAAGAATGCATGACTTCCTATTCTGCTGATCAATACGGGCAACTACTCAATCATTCTTTGAGAGAAATAAATAAAGAGTTGCTTCGCCTGCAAGAGCTTCAGCAATTCATAACAAAGGTTTTGCATGAACAAATGAATTTTCAATCTCACACGAATCCCTACCAAATAAAGTGGCGCGAAACCACTTATTTAGCACGGTGGCTGGAAATGAGTTCACAAATGACGCTAAACGCCAAACTGTTGGCCGAACAGGCCGAGTCTGTCCCGAACTTGTTCGAATCGGACATTCATTTTATCGAGCATGGTTCCAGTACCATTACGTTATACACGGAAACAGAAGCGCCTGGCGATTTTTCATTGCCCAGTGGCAACTATCTGTCTACCCAAAGGCTGGTCCATGAAGAGGATGACCTTGACCAAGTGATTGAACAGTTTTACTCCTATGCCGCAGCACAGTCTCATGTTATACAAGGACCCTTGATCCTCATTGAAAGATCTTACTTATCCCTATTTAGTCAAGGTCAACTGCACTATGAACTACAAGCTTTGATCGAACCGACTACCCATTCCGAAAAGGGAGACTGA